One Ahaetulla prasina isolate Xishuangbanna chromosome 17, ASM2864084v1, whole genome shotgun sequence genomic window carries:
- the CCDC85B gene encoding coiled-coil domain-containing protein 85B, translated as MFPAPPPVGRPSSPPAAGVAAAAAALHPPLPPPPPPLPPPPPPLPASDAPAGEADLSGCSKEELVRRLRREEAEKLAALVQRGRLIQGVNRQLQEHLREIRELKAVNGRLQAENRELRDLCCFLDEDRLKAKRLARHWQLFGHQAAQVLRDEVAGCLRKLAGLEGLQERLAQDNLELKELCLALEDCAAAAAAATAAVVVVAARPDASPSPGGGSSELSLPCGPRDLGDGSSSTGSVGSPDQPHPACSPDE; from the coding sequence ATGTTCCCGGCGCCTCCGCCCGTCGGCCGCCCTTCCAGCCCACCGGCTGCcggtgttgctgctgctgctgctgctcttcatcctcctcttcctcctcctcctcctcctcttcctcctcctccgccgcctCTACCAGCCTCCGATGCTCCGGCGGGCGAAGCCGACCTGTCCGGTTGCAGCAAGGAAGAGCTGGTGCGCCGTTTGCGCCGGGAAGAGGCCGAGAAGCTGGCGGCGTTGGTGCAACGGGGCCGGCTGATCCAGGGCGTCAACCGGCAGCTTCAGGAGCACCTGCGCGAGATCCGCGAGCTGAAAGCCGTCAACGGGCGGCTGCAAGCGGAGAACCGGGAGCTGCGCGACCTCTGCTGCTTCTTGGACGAGGATCGGTTGAAAGCCAAGCGGTTGGCGCGGCACTGGCAGCTTTTCGGGCATCAGGCGGCGCAGGTGTTGCGGGACGAGGTAGCCGGTTGCCTCCGCAAGCTGGCCGGGTTGGAAGGTTTGCAGGAGAGGCTGGCGCAGGACAACCTGGAGCTGAAAGAGCTCTGCTTGGCGCTGGAGGattgcgccgccgccgccgccgccgccaccgccgccgtgGTCGTCGTCGCCGCCCGCCCCGATGCCAGTCCCAGCCCGGGCGGCGGGTCGTCGGAGCTCAGCTTGCCTTGCGGACCTCGCGATCTGGGCGACGGCAGCTCCAGCACGGGCAGCGTGGGCAGCCCCGATCAGCCGCACCCGGCTTGCTCCCCCGACGAGTGA